TGTCGAGGGCGAGGGCGGCAAACACCCGGCTGTTGCTGGTACGTCCGGCCTGCAACGCCAGTTCGACGCATTGCCCATGGCTATCGAGCCAGTCGAAGGCTTTGAGGGTGGCGATCTTTTCCTGATCGTCGCCCCAGAGAAAAAGCTGGCGCAGCAGGGACAATTGTCCGTCCCGAGAGGACAGTTCCAGGACCTGCGCCAGCAACAACGCACGTGCCAACTGGATCAGGCTCCAGTGGCTGTCGGGCAGTGCACGGTCACGTAGATGGCGCTTGCACTGGCCGCTCAAGAGCGCCGCAGTATTGGCGTCCGGCTGCCGGGCCAGTTGCGCCTGTGCCTGACGCCACCAGTGCAGTTCGGTCTCATCGAGTTGCCTGGTCAAGGCCTGATGATGTTCGGCGAGGCAATCGAGGCGCATGCCGAGGGCCGCCGTCGGCGGCGCAGTGACGTCCATGTTCATGTCGGTTTGATCCAGCGCTGAAAGTGTGGGAGCAGGAAAAACACCAGGACACACAGCAGGCTGCCCAACGGTTGGTTGGCCACGGCCATCACCAACGCATCGAACAGGGGCAGCGCCGCAAGGCCTGCACCGATAAAGGCGCGGACCTTTCGCTGCTGCGGGTGGGCGAGGTGGTGCCAGTAATGCCAGCCCAGCCAGCCGAGCCAGAGCAGCAGCACCGGCCAGAACCACAGGTTGTCGGAGTAGATCGCCAAAGCGAGCGGGCTCAACATCAGGAGCAACGGCAGGCGGCTGAGCAACTGGTTGTTGTGCTCATTGCGCGCCAGATAGGTCAGCCCGCTGATGTAGACGCCCAGCAATATTGCACAGAGCCAGATCGGCTCCGGCGGCACCGCCAGACTGGCCGCCGCCGTGAGGTACAGCGCCGAGCGGCAGGCGCCCATCAGCCAGACGCTGTGGGCGTATTTCTTGTGCA
The sequence above is a segment of the Pseudomonas sp. HS6 genome. Coding sequences within it:
- a CDS encoding EboA domain-containing protein codes for the protein MNMDVTAPPTAALGMRLDCLAEHHQALTRQLDETELHWWRQAQAQLARQPDANTAALLSGQCKRHLRDRALPDSHWSLIQLARALLLAQVLELSSRDGQLSLLRQLFLWGDDQEKIATLKAFDWLDSHGQCVELALQAGRTSNSRVFAALALDTLYPSRHYPERAFHQLVLKALGMGLDVQRLIGLPQRRSVTLNQLALDLLEEQLAADRTVSAGLPLAIAFDQLSPAQRQRLAGLNQQQRLPPEWRGHLN
- a CDS encoding UbiA family prenyltransferase; translation: MSQSPQNLKTWMTLGRVSNLPTVWTNTLAAALLASSAGALAPPSSLVWILLLFTLSLLYLAGMLLNDLLDADWDQQHQNPRPITLGLVSRQQVRLATVLLLTLAAASVLGLSQLIDQPHWLLASVTLLVGCIIGYNVLHKKYAHSVWLMGACRSALYLTAAASLAVPPEPIWLCAILLGVYISGLTYLARNEHNNQLLSRLPLLLMLSPLALAIYSDNLWFWPVLLLWLGWLGWHYWHHLAHPQQRKVRAFIGAGLAALPLFDALVMAVANQPLGSLLCVLVFFLLPHFQRWIKPT